The nucleotide window CTGGACGCTCCGACAGGTGGCGCACCACGTTCCCGACAGCCATATGAACGCCTATATCCGCACCCGGCTGGCGCTTAGCGAGGACGCGCCCACCATTCGGCCCTACGACCAGGACAGCTGGGCGGCACTGCCCGACTACGGGGGCGACATTGAAGTGAGCCTAAGACTGCTGGACGCGCTGCATGAACGCTGGACACGCCTGCTGTCGGCGCTGGACGACGCGCAGTGGCAGCGCACCTTCGTTCACCCGGAATACGGACGGGTGTATACGCTCGACAGCATGGCCGCCACCTACGTGTGGCACGGGCGACACCACACCGCGCAGGTGCTGGGGCTGCGGGCCGATCAGGGCTGGTAATGCAGTGGGATGAACGCTGGGACGTGCCGATTGCTGCGCGTGGCAGCGGCGTGGTGGTGCTGAACGCCCAGCGAGAGGTGTTGCTGGTGCGCGAGGGCAAAGCAGGCATGGAAGACCTGTGGCACATTCCGTCTGGTACGGTGGAACCCGGCGAAAACCCCCAGGATGCCGCCGTGCGCGAGGCCTACGAGGAAACCGGGCTGCGTGTGCGGTTGCTGCGCTTTCTGAATGCCCATATCGGGCGGCTTCCGGATGGAGCCTTTGTCGTGAGGATGGCGTGGCTGGCCGAAGCGACCGACGAGACTCCACCCGCCCCGGTCTTCACGCAGGAAGTGCGCGAGGCGCGGTATCTCAGCCGCGCCGAATTCGAAGCGCTGTATACCGCCGGGAAGATCCGCATGTATCACACCCGGTTATTCATAGACGCGGCTTACAGCGAGACCGACTAGCCTTTTTTTCTGGTCTGGAACACCATCACGTCGCTCAGTTCGGTCAGCGGGCCGCCCTGAAAACTGCCTGCGACCCTGGGCGACTCGAAGCCGCCGCATCTCAGCAGCCACTCGACCTCGTAGCGCGTGTAATACCGCTGCGTCAGGGTGTAGTGGCGCCGTTTCAGCGTGCCGCCCGGCGCGGTGGTATCGGCGTAATACTCGGTGGTGACGCGCTGTTTCAGTTCATCCTGGCGCTGCACCAGAAAGATGTCGGTGCGGCCTTCCGGCGTGTGAAACGTCTCGCCCTCGTGCCGCATGGTGTTCATGGCCCCGTAGCGTGGCACGCTCAGATCGAAGACCAGCGCTCCGCCTGGCTCCAGGTGAGCGTGAATATTCTCCAGCGCCTGAAGCTGCTCGTTGGGCGTGTACAGGTGCATGAACGCGTTGAAGGGCGCGATACACAGCGCAAACCGCTGCTCCAGCGCAAAGGTCTTCACGTCGCCCTGCACGATGCTCAGGTTCAGCCCCTCGCGGGCGGCCCGTGCATGCGCGTACTCGATCATGCGGGCCGAGGGTTCCAGTCCGGTCAGGGGCACGCCGCGCCGCGTCAGGTACGCCGTGACGCGCCCGGTGCCCGCCCCGATCTCCAGCACCGCGCCCGACACCCGCTCGGCGAGTTGACCGTAAAAATGCAGGTCGTCGCGGTACAGGTCGTACTGGTGGTCGTAGAGGTCGGCAAAGTCGTCGTAGTTCATCGGGGGCAGGATAGGGCAGGAATGCCTCAGGCGAGGGCGTCCAGCCGTCTCAGGTCGTATCCCTGCCCGCGCAGCGCTTCCAGCAGCCCCGGCAGCGCCGCCATGCAGTTCGCCGCGCCCTGCCCCGCGTCGTGCATCACGATGATCGCGCCCGGCCTGAGCTGCGACACCACCCGCTGCTGCACCCGCTGGGGCGTGAAGTCGGGGTGCCAGTCGTGCGCCTCGATGCTCCAGTGTGCGCCCTTCAGCCCGGCGTGGCGCTGCGCCAGCACGGTACTCAGCGTATACGCGCCGTGCGGCGGGCGGTGAAAGCGCGGCCTGTCTCCGGTCACGCCTGCCAGCGCCGCCGCCCCGCGCAGAACATCGAGATACGCTCTCCAGGGCGTGCGAATCCAGGCATGAACGTGCCGGAGGGCATGTAGCTCTACCTCATGCCCTTCCGAGCGCATCCGGGCGATCAGGTCGGGGTGGGCCTGCGCGAGTGGGGTCAGTACGAAGAAAGTCGCCTGCGCCCCTGCTGCTGCCAGCGCGTCCAGCACGGCAGGCGTGGTGAGCGGGTCGGGGCCGTCGTCGAAGGTGAGCGCCACCTCTCGCCGCTTCCCGCTGCCCCGGCCCAGCAGCCCCCAGTTCAGCCGCTGCACCAGGGCATACGGCAGGCCGATATACAGCCCCAGCAACAGGGCCAGCCCCCCCACAAGCCGGAAGAGCGAGCGCCTCATAGGGGCTTTTCGAGCGTCTCCAGAATGATCCGCGCCGCTCGGTCTGCCGCGTCGGGCACACTCAGTGCCCTGGCCCCGGCACTCATGCGGGCGTGTTGCTGCGGATCGAGCGCCCGCAGAATCGCGGGCCGCAGCCCCGACAGCTCGCGCACCCACACCGCCGCGCCGCCGCGTTCCAGATACTCGGCGTTGTGTTCCTCCTGGCCGGGAATCGGGTCGAACACTATCATCGGCACGCCCAGCGTGGTGGATTCGGCCACCGTCAGGCCGCCCGCCTTGCCCACCACCAGATCGGAGGCGGCCAGCAGTTCGGGAAAATCGGTGGTGAAGCCCAGACGGTGAATGACCGCTCCTCCCAACTGCTCGACACCGACCCGCCCCGCGCCCGCCAGCACCAGCACCTGCACCCGGCGGCCCAGATTGCCCAGCGCCGTCAGGACGCGGTTCAGACTGCGGTACGTGCCCTGCCCGCCCCCCGACAGCAGCAGCAGCGGCAACGCTGGATCGAGGCCGTGTTTTATTCGCAGCGCTGCCTTGTCACTGCCGATCAGGGCGCGGTAGCGGGCATTGATCGGAATGCCCGTCACGTGTACCCGCTCTGCCGGAATGCCCCGCTCAATCATCTGAAGGCGCGATTCGTCGGTGGGCACCAGCATCAGGTCGGCCTCGAACCGCACCCAGTGTTCGTGGATGCGGTAATCGGTCACGACCAGCACATTCAGGAACTTCAGGCCGCGTGTTTCCTTGAGCCAGCCCGCGACGGCGGCAGGCGTGGGGTAACTGCTGACCACCAGTTCCGGCACGTCTTCGAGCAGTTCGCGGGTCATGCGGCCACGGCCCAGCCAGCGGTAACTGTCCTTGATGAGTTGCGGCTCGCTGGGCCGATCTGTGAAGTGGTAGTACCAGCGGTAGATGCCGGGCGTGTAGCGCAGCCAGCCCAGATAAAACCCCAGGATGATGGCCCGCTCGAACCCACTCAGGTGAGTCAGGTAATCGGTGTGGCGGGCGACAAGCTGAGGACTCAGCTTCTCCAGCGCGTCACCGAGCGCCGTATTGGCCTGATGGTGCCCGCCGCCGAAACTGGCGGAATAGATCCGCGCCCTGAGTGATTGCGGCATATCCTGTTCTAGCACTGCAAGTACCTGTGCTTCTTTACAGAAAAGCCTGGAAACGTGGGCCGCACGCTCAGCTTCGCCTGAGCAGCGACAGGCCCAGCACCGCGAAGACCACGTTGGCAAGCCAGATGCCCACTTCCGGCAGGCCCGGCAGACTGCCCGACAGCGTGATTCCCACCAGAAACACCAGGTAATACGCCACCGCGATCAGCAGCGCGATGCCCAGCGCCACCCCGAGCGAGCGCCCGAAGCGCAGCGCGAACGGCAGCGCCGCCAGCGCCAGCACCAGATTTCCGATGGGCAGTGCCAGTTTGCGGTTCAGGGTGCGGCGAGCTTCCTGACGATCTGCGGCCTTCTGGTTAGGAGCGGTCAGGATGGTGATGAGTTCGGGAAAGCCCTGAGCGTCGGCTCCCACGGCGTCGGCATATTTGGCGAGCGTCTGCTTGCGGCTCAGCCCGGTATCGAGTTCCAGGGTGCTGGTGGGCGAATCGGGCAGGTTGACGGCGGTGAATACATTCTGCACGGCTGCTCCCAGCCCCGCCGCATCGGTCTTGCTGAGGGCCGGAATTTTGGCGTAATCGAGCGTGTAGATGCTGTAGCCGGTCAGCTTCAGGGTGTTGTTCTCGAAGGTGCCGCCGTCGGCAAAAATCAGGGTGCCGACCTTCGGATTGCCCGCGTCCCAGCGCTCGACCCGCACGCCCTGAAGCTGATGCGTGGCCGGGTCATAGCCGCCCAGGTACAGGCTCAGACCCGCGCCCAGATCGACCTGCTTGCCCACCAGCGTGGTCAGGCCCGCCTTGGTCAGGGCGTCCCAGTACAGCCCGCGCATTTCGACGTTGCTGCGCGGAGCCACCCACAACGACAGCCACACGGCGATCAGCGCCACGATGCCCGCGATCACCGCCACCGGACGCGCCGCCCGCCCCAGCCCGATACCGCCCGACTGAATGGCGACCAGTTCGCGCTCGCTCGACAGCCGCCCGAAGGCCACCACCACCATCAGCACGACGGCCATCGGAAAGACCTTCACCAGCGTGTCGGGAATCTGATAACCGAGCCACTTCGCCACCAGTGTGATCGGCACGCCGCCCAGCCACTGAGCGCTGACGAAGAAATAGCCGAACGACAGAATCGCCGTGAACAGCAGCGTGCCCGCCAGCAGCGGCGGCACCAGTTCGCGGGTCAGGTAGCGGGTCAGAATCATAGTGAGGCGTGTGGCGTGTGGGAACGGTCCAGCGAGCTTGCCGACATCAAGAGGGGCTGGCCGTTTTTAAAAGCGACAGACCACACGCCACACCCCTCCCCTTCATTTCCCCACAGCAAACAGAATCTCCGCCTGCGCTGCCACTTCGCCGTCGACCTCGGCTCGGCAGATGGTTTTGCCCAGGCCACGCCGGAAATAGTCGAGCTTGATGTGCAGGTGCAGCGTGTCGCCGGGAATCACCTTGCGCTTGAATCTCGCGCCCTCGATGCCCGCCAGATAGCCGATGGTGCCCGCTGGCAGCGGCAGACAGAACATGCTCGCCTGCGCCAGCGCTTCGATGATCAGCACGCCTGGCATAACGGGTTCCTGGGGAAAGTGGCCCTGAAAGTGCGGCTCTCCCGCCGAGACGTTTTTGATGGCGTGAACCGCACCGTCGCCCGCGCTCAAAACCCTGTCGACCATCACGAAAGGGAAACGGTGCGGCAGGGTTTCGAGAATCTGCTGAATATTCAGAGGATACGTTGGATTGGTCATAGTTGTTTTGGCGTGTGGCACGTGGCTCGTCGCTCGTGGGAAAGGCCAGGGTATCTTGCTGCTCTCAAGAATTCCGGGCCTTTCCGACAGGCCACACGCGCTCCCTACCTCTTCAGATAATTGTCACTGCTGATCAGGTGGTGGCGCAGATTGGAATTGATCATTTCCAGCGCCATGCCAGTGCCCACGGCCACCGCTTCGATGGCGTTTTCGGCCACCGCCACCGGAATGCCCGTGGCGCGGCGCAGCGTCTCGTCGAAGTTGCGGAGCAGGCTGCCGCCGCCGGTCATCACGATGCCTCTGTCGATGATGTCGCTGACCAGTTCGGGCGGCGTGATTTCCAGCACGCGCTTCACGCCCTCCACGATCTTCATCACCGGTTCTTCGAGCGCCGACACCACGTCTTTGCTCTCCAGCGAGATGGTCTTGGGCAGACCGTTGATCAGGTCGCGCCCGCGCACCTCGGCAATCAGGTTGTCTTCCGGGTGAACGAGCAGCGCGGCTCCCACCTTGACCTTGATTTCCTCGGCGGTGCGCTCACCGATCATGACGTTGTGGGCGCGGCGCACGAAACGGATGATGCTTTCGTCGAACTCGTTGCCCGCCACCCGCAGCGACTCGCTCACCACGATGCCGCCCAGGGAAATGACGGCGATGTCGGTGCTGCCGCCGCCGATATCGACTACCATGCTGCCCACCGGCTCTGCGATCTTCAGGCCCGCGCCGATTGCCGCCGCCATCGGTTCCTCGATCAGAAACGAGCGCTTGGCCCCCGAGTTCAGGGCCGCCCGCAGCACGGCGCGGCGCTCCACGTCGCTGACGCCGCTGGGCACGCCCACCATCAGCTGCGGCCCGAAGCCCAGCAGCCGCCCTGCTCCGCCGCGCACCTTCTGGAGGAACATAGTAATCATCTTTTCGGTCAGGCCCTCGTCGGCGATCACGCCGTCTTTGATGGGCCGAACCGCCACGATATTGCCGGGCGTGCGCCCGAGCATGCGGTACGCTTCTTCGCCGACCGCCATGACCTCACGGGTATCGCGGGTCATAGCGATGACGCTTGGCTCCTGCAAGATCAGGCCACGGTTTTTGCTGTAGATGAGGAACGTTGCCGTTCCGAGGTCAATGCCGATGTCTTCTGAAAATCTCACGCCAATCCTCCGCTGTAACGGTTCACTCTAACATCCAGTAGATGAAGACACCCTGAACCGCCTGCCGATGAGGTCCGGCGATGCCGCCAGCACGAACTATTCCAGCGCGTTGACCCGCAAACCGCTGAAGACCACCTCGAAGCCCTGCCCGTCGGGCGAGGCGCACATGGGGCCGATCTGCACCGCGTCTGGCAGGGGCAGCCACGCCAGACGCAGCATCTGAAAGGCGCTGAACCCCTGCCCGTCTTCGCTGAGCGCCGCCTGCACCTCGACTGTCTGGCCGCGCCGCTCCACCCTCAGCCGGAAACTGACCGGGGCATCGTCAAGAGGAAGCACCGACCAGTCGGAATACTCATTGGTGACCACCGCGCTGAGGTGCTGGCGACCCTCGACGTACTCCACACCGCACTTCAGCCACACGGTTTCGCTGATCCGCAACATCAGGCCCGCCTGATCGTACTGGTCGCGGTAAGCGCCGCGCACCTCGATCTCGGCCACGAAATCGCCCTGCACTTCCTGCGGCAGAAAATGGCCGTTGTCGCGGATAAAGCCGTAGTGCGTGACGCGCCAGAAATCGCTGGAAGGTGCGGTAAATACCGTCAGGGAATCGCCCTGCTGCTCGGCACGGATGGGAGGGGTCGTCCACATGCCCGCAGCCTAGAGCAATTCTCCGTGCTGCTCATCAAAATTACTCGCTGTACTCGGTCAGCTGTCCTGGGTCAGAAGAGCGGCGCGGTCTTCTCAATTCTTCTTCTTGCCTAGCGGGGCTTCAGATACGCCGCGAACCACACGCAGGCACAGCACAGCCCGGCCCACGACAGCGCCCGCCAGAAGGCTTCCAGCGTCAGGTGAATGCGGCCCGACAGCACCGTTTCGGCGGCGCTGACAGCACTCAGCAGCGGCGGGGCGCTTCCGGCGTTCAGACTGGCAAGGGCACCCAGCGACAGCGCCGCAAGGGCCACCGCTGCCAGCGACAGCACCACACACAGCAGCCCTAGAACAATCCGCACGGGCAGCTCGAACGGGAGGCAGCAGAACTCACGAAAAACGGCTCACGGAAATGCACACGGACATTGCCGGGCATTCTAAAAGCTTGGCAGGTGAGCGCGGTGAAAAAGCTCACATCCAGCGCAAGATGGGCCGTGTTGACGCGCCGCGCTTCCTGCTAGCCTCGTGACATGTCCAGCTCGCCCTCTTTCAGCCTGCCCGCCCGTGTGCGGGTGTCGCGCCTGCCGCTGCCCCCCGCACAGAACGTGCGCGTGCAACTGAACAAACTGTTTCCGTCTCTGGATGTCGGGCAGGCCGACGCTGCCGCCGTCGCGCTGGCAGGTGGGCGAGTGGTGGGCGCGGCCCTGAGGTTTGCCGAGCAGCCGCAGCCCCGCATGGAACTCGATCCGAGCTGGCGCGGCAAGGGCCTGGAAGCGGCGCTGAGTGCGGCTGTTTCCAGCGAAACGGGCGACCCCGAAGCGTCAGAGCAACAACCGTGACCGCCACTGCCCGTGGGGGAGTGTTTGCTCCGGAGCGGCGCACCCTGACGCTGGGCGTAATGCTCTCGATGCTGATCATCGCCTTCGAGAGTCTGGCAGTGGCGACGGTCCTGCCACAGGTGGCCGAGCACCTGAACGGCCTGAAGCTTTACGGCTGGTCGTTCAGCGCGTTTTTCATGGGCTTCATGGTCTCGACGGTGGCGCTGGGCGGCCTGGCTGACCGCCTTGGCCCGGCGCGGCCTTACCTGCTGTCAGCGCTGTGCTTCGGGCTGGGCCTGAGCATCGCGGGCCTGGCTCCCACGATGGCAGTCTTTATCCTGGGCCGCGCCGTGCAGGGCTTCGGGGGCGGCGGCGTGGTGGCCGTGGCATATCTGGCGATCAACAGGGGCTTTCCCGACGAACTCCGCGCCCGCGTACTGGCTCTGATGTCGAGCGCCTGGGTGCTTCCTGGATTGATCGGGCCAGCGCTCGCCAGCGCCCTGGCTGCCCTGCTGTCGTGGCGCGGCGTGTTCCTGGGTCTGCTGCCCCTGCTGGTGCTGGCGGCGCTGCTGAC belongs to Deinococcus ruber and includes:
- a CDS encoding YfiT family bacillithiol transferase; this encodes MTQDPRFPVGPQPNIQTLTPQERQDALAALRALPAEFRAAFAGLDDAQLNTPYRGGGWTLRQVAHHVPDSHMNAYIRTRLALSEDAPTIRPYDQDSWAALPDYGGDIEVSLRLLDALHERWTRLLSALDDAQWQRTFVHPEYGRVYTLDSMAATYVWHGRHHTAQVLGLRADQGW
- a CDS encoding Nudix hydrolase, encoding MQWDERWDVPIAARGSGVVVLNAQREVLLVREGKAGMEDLWHIPSGTVEPGENPQDAAVREAYEETGLRVRLLRFLNAHIGRLPDGAFVVRMAWLAEATDETPPAPVFTQEVREARYLSRAEFEALYTAGKIRMYHTRLFIDAAYSETD
- a CDS encoding class I SAM-dependent methyltransferase, whose protein sequence is MNYDDFADLYDHQYDLYRDDLHFYGQLAERVSGAVLEIGAGTGRVTAYLTRRGVPLTGLEPSARMIEYAHARAAREGLNLSIVQGDVKTFALEQRFALCIAPFNAFMHLYTPNEQLQALENIHAHLEPGGALVFDLSVPRYGAMNTMRHEGETFHTPEGRTDIFLVQRQDELKQRVTTEYYADTTAPGGTLKRRHYTLTQRYYTRYEVEWLLRCGGFESPRVAGSFQGGPLTELSDVMVFQTRKKG
- a CDS encoding polysaccharide deacetylase family protein, whose product is MRRSLFRLVGGLALLLGLYIGLPYALVQRLNWGLLGRGSGKRREVALTFDDGPDPLTTPAVLDALAAAGAQATFFVLTPLAQAHPDLIARMRSEGHEVELHALRHVHAWIRTPWRAYLDVLRGAAALAGVTGDRPRFHRPPHGAYTLSTVLAQRHAGLKGAHWSIEAHDWHPDFTPQRVQQRVVSQLRPGAIIVMHDAGQGAANCMAALPGLLEALRGQGYDLRRLDALA
- a CDS encoding MGDG synthase family glycosyltransferase, which produces MPQSLRARIYSASFGGGHHQANTALGDALEKLSPQLVARHTDYLTHLSGFERAIILGFYLGWLRYTPGIYRWYYHFTDRPSEPQLIKDSYRWLGRGRMTRELLEDVPELVVSSYPTPAAVAGWLKETRGLKFLNVLVVTDYRIHEHWVRFEADLMLVPTDESRLQMIERGIPAERVHVTGIPINARYRALIGSDKAALRIKHGLDPALPLLLLSGGGQGTYRSLNRVLTALGNLGRRVQVLVLAGAGRVGVEQLGGAVIHRLGFTTDFPELLAASDLVVGKAGGLTVAESTTLGVPMIVFDPIPGQEEHNAEYLERGGAAVWVRELSGLRPAILRALDPQQHARMSAGARALSVPDAADRAARIILETLEKPL
- a CDS encoding LptF/LptG family permease — translated: MILTRYLTRELVPPLLAGTLLFTAILSFGYFFVSAQWLGGVPITLVAKWLGYQIPDTLVKVFPMAVVLMVVVAFGRLSSERELVAIQSGGIGLGRAARPVAVIAGIVALIAVWLSLWVAPRSNVEMRGLYWDALTKAGLTTLVGKQVDLGAGLSLYLGGYDPATHQLQGVRVERWDAGNPKVGTLIFADGGTFENNTLKLTGYSIYTLDYAKIPALSKTDAAGLGAAVQNVFTAVNLPDSPTSTLELDTGLSRKQTLAKYADAVGADAQGFPELITILTAPNQKAADRQEARRTLNRKLALPIGNLVLALAALPFALRFGRSLGVALGIALLIAVAYYLVFLVGITLSGSLPGLPEVGIWLANVVFAVLGLSLLRRS
- the fabZ gene encoding 3-hydroxyacyl-ACP dehydratase FabZ, with product MTNPTYPLNIQQILETLPHRFPFVMVDRVLSAGDGAVHAIKNVSAGEPHFQGHFPQEPVMPGVLIIEALAQASMFCLPLPAGTIGYLAGIEGARFKRKVIPGDTLHLHIKLDYFRRGLGKTICRAEVDGEVAAQAEILFAVGK
- a CDS encoding rod shape-determining protein: MRFSEDIGIDLGTATFLIYSKNRGLILQEPSVIAMTRDTREVMAVGEEAYRMLGRTPGNIVAVRPIKDGVIADEGLTEKMITMFLQKVRGGAGRLLGFGPQLMVGVPSGVSDVERRAVLRAALNSGAKRSFLIEEPMAAAIGAGLKIAEPVGSMVVDIGGGSTDIAVISLGGIVVSESLRVAGNEFDESIIRFVRRAHNVMIGERTAEEIKVKVGAALLVHPEDNLIAEVRGRDLINGLPKTISLESKDVVSALEEPVMKIVEGVKRVLEITPPELVSDIIDRGIVMTGGGSLLRNFDETLRRATGIPVAVAENAIEAVAVGTGMALEMINSNLRHHLISSDNYLKR
- a CDS encoding DUF1349 domain-containing protein, whose product is MWTTPPIRAEQQGDSLTVFTAPSSDFWRVTHYGFIRDNGHFLPQEVQGDFVAEIEVRGAYRDQYDQAGLMLRISETVWLKCGVEYVEGRQHLSAVVTNEYSDWSVLPLDDAPVSFRLRVERRGQTVEVQAALSEDGQGFSAFQMLRLAWLPLPDAVQIGPMCASPDGQGFEVVFSGLRVNALE